A DNA window from Amycolatopsis sp. DSM 110486 contains the following coding sequences:
- a CDS encoding substrate-binding domain-containing protein encodes MLGKPLRGKMFALMAAALAVAGLVSACGSGGAGASAGTSGAKADLTQAKQILAAASQRPTKIQVTDPIGKPVPAGKKIAFVSCGLPECVLQGEVIKKATDLLGWSLTTINTNGTPQGFQNAFDTILRQKVDGVIYNAIDKSVIRSQLGQLQSQGAITGACCQLDPVGDGITYVIDTPDDNSPKGKIDAAWAVVNGGDSASVLYANIPDFKILSSIKSGLQTNLKTLCPGCTFDSIDLPLTSLGKDAPNRMVSYLRSHPKTKFVVLADDAAGVGLPAALKAAGLDDVKVFGQAPYGASLGYLKNGTEAGAIPYDLYGDMWAIVDSMARKFAGVAVPTIHPPMWVVTKDNYPTEAGSELFPIVADYDKQYAALWGKA; translated from the coding sequence ATGCTCGGAAAACCCTTGCGCGGCAAGATGTTCGCGCTCATGGCCGCGGCGCTCGCCGTCGCCGGACTGGTCTCGGCCTGCGGTTCGGGCGGCGCCGGCGCGTCGGCCGGCACCAGCGGTGCGAAGGCCGATCTCACGCAGGCCAAGCAGATCCTCGCCGCCGCGTCGCAGCGGCCGACCAAGATCCAGGTCACCGACCCGATCGGCAAACCCGTACCCGCGGGCAAGAAGATCGCGTTCGTCAGCTGCGGGCTGCCCGAGTGCGTGCTGCAGGGCGAGGTGATCAAGAAGGCGACGGACCTGCTGGGCTGGTCGCTCACCACGATCAACACCAACGGCACCCCGCAGGGCTTCCAGAACGCGTTCGACACGATCCTGCGCCAGAAGGTCGACGGGGTCATCTACAACGCGATCGACAAGTCCGTGATCCGCTCGCAGCTCGGGCAGCTGCAGTCGCAGGGTGCGATCACCGGCGCGTGCTGCCAGCTCGACCCGGTGGGCGACGGCATCACCTACGTGATCGACACCCCGGACGACAACTCGCCCAAGGGCAAGATCGACGCCGCGTGGGCCGTGGTCAACGGCGGCGACAGCGCTTCGGTGCTGTACGCGAACATCCCCGACTTCAAGATCCTCAGCTCGATCAAGTCCGGCCTGCAGACCAACCTCAAGACCCTGTGCCCCGGCTGCACGTTCGACTCGATCGACCTGCCGCTGACGTCGCTGGGCAAGGACGCGCCCAACCGCATGGTGTCCTACCTGCGCAGCCACCCGAAGACCAAGTTCGTGGTCCTCGCCGACGACGCGGCAGGCGTCGGTCTGCCCGCGGCGCTGAAGGCCGCGGGCCTCGACGACGTCAAGGTCTTCGGCCAGGCCCCGTACGGCGCTTCGCTGGGCTACCTGAAGAACGGCACCGAGGCCGGCGCGATCCCGTACGACCTCTACGGCGACATGTGGGCGATCGTCGACAGCATGGCCCGCAAGTTCGCCGGCGTCGCGGTGCCGACCATCCACCCACCGATGTGGGTCGTCACCAAGGACAACTACCCCACCGAGGCCGGCAGCGAGCTGTTCCCGATCGTCGCCGACTACGACAAGCAGTACGCCGCGCTGTGGGGCAAGGCGTGA
- a CDS encoding DeoR/GlpR family DNA-binding transcription regulator, whose protein sequence is MPPEPAQERRSRLVERMEEQGFCTIAELSEALGVSEMTVRRDVRLLVREGRMRSVHGGVTTLPASAIGGTDFQARSGRHRAAKRAIARRAIELLPHGGAVAFDAGTTTNEVANLLPPTLRLQVVTASLPIINTLPGKENLDVISLGGTLHPSSQSFAGPMTIAAIGELRVRTLLLAASGLTAEGVYCGNHFDAVSKRALVDAADEVILVADSSKFALSAMVRACSLDDVDVLVTDDGLSEMHQKVLAEHHVQVITVPVDEDHAFT, encoded by the coding sequence ATGCCCCCTGAGCCCGCCCAGGAGAGGCGCAGCCGCCTCGTCGAACGCATGGAGGAGCAGGGTTTCTGCACGATCGCCGAGCTTTCGGAGGCACTCGGCGTCTCGGAGATGACCGTCCGGCGCGACGTCCGCCTGCTCGTCCGCGAGGGCCGCATGCGCAGCGTGCACGGCGGTGTCACCACGCTGCCCGCGAGCGCGATCGGCGGCACCGACTTCCAAGCCCGATCCGGGCGCCACCGAGCGGCGAAAAGAGCGATCGCGCGCCGGGCGATCGAGCTGCTGCCCCACGGTGGCGCGGTCGCCTTCGACGCCGGCACCACCACCAACGAGGTCGCGAACCTGCTCCCGCCGACGCTGCGGCTGCAGGTCGTCACGGCGTCGCTGCCGATCATCAACACCTTGCCGGGCAAGGAGAACCTCGACGTGATCAGCCTCGGGGGCACCCTGCACCCGAGCTCGCAGTCGTTCGCCGGACCCATGACGATCGCCGCCATCGGGGAGCTGCGGGTGCGCACCCTGCTGCTCGCCGCGTCGGGCCTCACCGCCGAGGGCGTGTACTGCGGCAACCACTTCGACGCGGTGTCGAAGCGCGCACTCGTCGACGCCGCCGACGAAGTGATCCTGGTGGCCGACTCGAGCAAGTTCGCCCTCTCGGCGATGGTGCGGGCCTGTTCCCTCGACGACGTCGACGTGCTCGTGACCGACGACGGTCTGTCCGAAATGCACCAAAAGGTGTTAGCGGAGCACCACGTGCAGGTCATCACGGTGCCCGTCGACGAGGACCACGCCTTCACCTGA
- a CDS encoding cyclase family protein: MSDQPVKQLSEILSGAPTNWGRWGADDEIGALNLLGPKEVLAAAACLRQGRVFTLQTRMCDPAGDPFAPHRQRPVRVNVQDQGTWRGGLAPDIPGGGRFADDYLTTHVQGSTNYDALGHVWYDDRLFNGYDADSTIGGLVRDSILPIAEHGVVGRGVLIDLARHRGKRYLDSGETYTHHDLEAAAERQGVELRKRDILLVRTGRTVFFRETPTAEFHKSWPEPGLVYSPGLAEWFHEQEIPNIGSDTIGVETSLDPETGAKLLVHSALMRNLGVLFLEICDLEDLAEDCAADGQWDFFYVAAPLKIVHATGGPVNPVAIK; encoded by the coding sequence GTGAGCGATCAGCCGGTGAAACAGCTTTCCGAGATCCTGTCCGGGGCCCCGACGAACTGGGGCCGCTGGGGCGCGGACGACGAGATCGGGGCCTTGAACCTGTTGGGCCCCAAGGAAGTTCTCGCGGCCGCGGCCTGTCTGCGGCAGGGCCGGGTGTTCACCCTCCAGACCCGCATGTGCGACCCGGCGGGCGACCCGTTCGCACCGCACCGGCAGCGGCCGGTGCGGGTCAACGTCCAAGATCAAGGCACCTGGCGCGGTGGCCTGGCGCCGGACATCCCCGGCGGCGGCCGGTTCGCCGACGACTACCTCACCACCCACGTGCAGGGCTCCACCAACTACGACGCGCTCGGCCACGTCTGGTACGACGACCGGCTCTTCAACGGCTACGACGCCGACTCGACCATCGGCGGCCTCGTCCGCGACAGCATCCTGCCGATCGCCGAGCACGGCGTCGTCGGCCGCGGAGTGCTCATCGACCTCGCCCGTCATCGCGGTAAGCGCTATCTCGACAGCGGCGAAACCTACACCCACCACGACCTCGAGGCCGCGGCCGAACGGCAGGGCGTCGAGCTGCGCAAGCGCGACATCCTGCTGGTCCGGACCGGCCGCACGGTCTTCTTCCGCGAGACGCCCACCGCCGAGTTCCACAAGAGCTGGCCAGAACCGGGACTCGTCTACTCACCCGGGCTCGCCGAGTGGTTCCACGAGCAGGAGATTCCGAATATCGGCTCCGACACCATCGGCGTCGAGACCTCCCTCGACCCCGAAACCGGGGCGAAACTGCTGGTGCACAGCGCGCTCATGCGCAACCTCGGTGTGCTGTTCCTCGAGATCTGCGACCTCGAAGACCTCGCCGAAGATTGCGCGGCCGACGGCCAGTGGGACTTCTTCTACGTCGCCGCGCCGCTCAAGATCGTGCACGCCACCGGTGGCCCGGTGAACCCCGTCGCCATCAAGTAA
- a CDS encoding polysaccharide deacetylase, which yields MGHLQLPPGKKIAVNLGTDFDAQSLWLGGFNRPSPSFMSRGQFGAEVGVPRLLELYKRFDITTTWFTPGHSVDTFPEQCKAVLEAGHEFGHHGYYHEIPPGIERDTERRLVDLAFATYKNVLGIRPTGYRSPYWDYSENTLDIIEESGFRYDTSLMARDLVPYHPQRWQINWEKGNVAGKASSVIEIPVNWYLDDFPPLAYTGVSTGMQDTETIFRRWRDIFDYAYERVPNPVFASCVHPQIIGQAHNMLWYEKLVEHIVSHDGVWFATCDEIARAWVDDEEDERLMALPDVRGVEPPPADSSWARQG from the coding sequence ATGGGTCACCTGCAACTCCCGCCCGGCAAGAAGATCGCCGTGAACCTCGGCACCGACTTCGACGCGCAGTCGCTGTGGCTCGGCGGGTTCAACCGGCCCAGCCCGTCGTTCATGTCGCGCGGCCAGTTCGGCGCCGAGGTCGGCGTGCCGCGGCTTTTGGAGCTGTACAAGCGCTTCGACATCACCACGACGTGGTTCACGCCGGGCCACTCCGTGGACACCTTCCCCGAGCAGTGCAAGGCGGTGCTGGAGGCGGGCCACGAGTTCGGCCACCACGGCTACTACCACGAGATCCCGCCGGGCATCGAGCGCGACACCGAGCGCCGGCTAGTGGACCTGGCGTTCGCCACGTACAAGAACGTGCTCGGCATCCGCCCGACGGGCTACCGGTCGCCGTACTGGGACTACAGCGAGAACACGCTCGACATCATCGAGGAGTCCGGCTTCCGCTACGACACCAGCCTGATGGCGCGCGACCTCGTGCCCTACCACCCGCAGCGCTGGCAGATCAACTGGGAGAAGGGCAACGTCGCGGGCAAGGCCAGCTCCGTGATCGAGATCCCGGTCAACTGGTACCTCGACGACTTCCCGCCGCTCGCCTACACCGGCGTGTCGACCGGCATGCAGGACACGGAGACGATCTTCCGCCGCTGGCGCGACATCTTCGACTACGCCTACGAGCGCGTGCCCAACCCCGTGTTCGCCTCGTGCGTGCACCCGCAGATCATCGGCCAGGCGCACAACATGCTCTGGTACGAAAAGCTCGTCGAGCACATCGTTTCCCACGACGGCGTCTGGTTCGCCACGTGCGACGAGATCGCCCGCGCGTGGGTGGACGACGAGGAGGACGAGCGGCTGATGGCGCTGCCGGACGTCCGTGGCGTGGAGCCCCCGCCTGCGGACTCGAGCTGGGCCCGCCAGGGCTGA
- a CDS encoding penicillin acylase family protein, with protein sequence MAPDRISHTLPGLTAPAEIVVDRWGVPHIYAASTYDAFRAQGFNAARDRLWQIDFWRRRGLGRLAEVFGPEHVERDRAARLFLYRGDMHREWLAYGSDTKRATTAFVEGVNAFVELTRQNPELLPAEFRELGYEPALWAPEDVARIRSHGLFYNVREEVARARTLRDLPAEAEELRRRREPWRPVEIPEGLDLAAIPDDVLRVYDLATTAPGFAPPAPQDPQGDVLPEGSNNWVLAGSRTRSGRPLLANDPHRAAAALPGLRYIAHLNAPGFDVIGGGEPALPGISIGHNGRIAFGLTIFAIDQEDLYVYETDPADPTSYRYDGRWEPMRRVTETIAVRDGEPVEAELLFTRHGPVVYQDPERNTAFAVRAAWLEAGMAPYLGSMDYMRAGDWDEFSAAMNRWGAPPENQVYADPSGRIAWQTGGLTPIRPNWDGTLPVPGDGRYEWAGFYDTDQLPGTLDPEAGFLATANEMNLPADYPPDRHITYDWYAPYRKHRIDEVLAQTTDATPQSMVDLQSDFLSVPARRIVARLRELSVAVDGLDLLTGWDAVLAPDSAAAALFEVWYRRHLRPELLARALEPLVGDQADATATRISPAEDLLADARIDLELVENSEALGEIVAKTLPAAVAELEGLLGVDRDAWAWGRLHVARAQHPLKALLGNLPEDRLATEPLPRGGSGDTVGNTAYGPNFVQSAGATFRIVVDVGEWDSSLAMNAPGQSGRLDDPHLTDLFAPWARGEAFPLLYSRERIDAEAETVIELNPPA encoded by the coding sequence GTGGCACCTGATCGAATTTCCCACACGCTGCCCGGGCTGACGGCGCCCGCGGAGATCGTGGTCGACCGCTGGGGTGTGCCGCACATCTACGCGGCCAGCACCTACGACGCGTTCCGCGCCCAGGGCTTCAACGCTGCCCGTGACCGGTTGTGGCAGATCGACTTCTGGCGCCGGCGCGGCCTCGGCCGCCTGGCCGAGGTCTTCGGGCCCGAGCATGTGGAGCGGGACCGTGCGGCGCGGCTGTTCCTCTACCGCGGCGACATGCACCGCGAATGGCTCGCGTACGGCTCGGACACGAAACGCGCGACGACGGCGTTCGTCGAAGGCGTCAACGCGTTCGTGGAGCTCACGCGCCAGAACCCCGAGCTGCTGCCCGCCGAGTTCCGGGAGCTCGGTTACGAGCCGGCGCTGTGGGCACCCGAAGACGTGGCTCGCATCCGCAGCCACGGCCTGTTCTACAACGTCCGCGAGGAGGTCGCCCGCGCTCGCACCCTGCGTGACCTGCCGGCGGAGGCCGAGGAGCTGCGAAGGCGGCGCGAACCGTGGCGGCCGGTGGAGATCCCCGAGGGGCTCGACCTCGCCGCGATCCCCGACGACGTGCTGCGCGTCTACGACCTCGCGACGACCGCGCCCGGGTTCGCGCCGCCCGCACCGCAGGACCCGCAGGGCGACGTGTTGCCGGAGGGCAGCAACAACTGGGTCCTCGCCGGTTCGCGGACACGCTCGGGCCGGCCGCTGCTGGCCAACGACCCGCACCGCGCGGCCGCCGCGTTGCCCGGCCTGCGCTACATCGCGCACCTCAACGCGCCGGGCTTCGACGTGATCGGCGGCGGCGAGCCCGCGCTGCCCGGCATTTCGATCGGCCACAACGGCCGGATCGCTTTCGGGCTCACCATCTTCGCGATCGACCAGGAAGACCTCTACGTCTACGAAACCGATCCCGCCGACCCGACGAGCTACCGCTACGACGGCCGCTGGGAACCGATGCGGCGCGTCACCGAGACCATCGCCGTACGCGACGGCGAGCCGGTGGAGGCCGAGCTGCTCTTCACCCGCCACGGCCCGGTCGTGTACCAGGATCCCGAGCGGAACACGGCGTTCGCGGTCCGCGCCGCCTGGCTCGAGGCCGGCATGGCGCCCTACCTCGGCAGCATGGACTACATGCGCGCCGGGGACTGGGACGAGTTCTCGGCCGCCATGAACCGCTGGGGCGCGCCGCCGGAGAACCAGGTCTACGCCGACCCGTCGGGCCGCATCGCCTGGCAGACCGGCGGTCTCACCCCGATCCGGCCCAACTGGGACGGCACACTGCCCGTGCCGGGCGACGGCCGTTACGAGTGGGCCGGCTTCTACGACACCGACCAGCTGCCCGGCACCCTCGACCCGGAGGCGGGATTCCTGGCCACGGCCAACGAAATGAACCTGCCCGCCGACTACCCGCCCGACCGGCACATCACCTACGACTGGTACGCGCCCTACCGCAAGCACCGCATCGACGAGGTCCTCGCGCAGACCACCGACGCCACCCCGCAGAGCATGGTCGACCTGCAGAGCGACTTCCTGTCCGTGCCCGCGCGCCGGATCGTGGCGCGGCTGCGGGAACTGAGCGTGGCCGTCGACGGGCTGGACCTGCTCACCGGCTGGGACGCCGTGCTGGCGCCGGATTCCGCGGCCGCCGCGCTGTTCGAGGTCTGGTACCGCCGCCACCTGCGGCCCGAGCTGCTGGCCCGGGCGCTGGAACCGCTGGTCGGGGACCAGGCCGACGCGACGGCCACGCGCATCTCACCCGCCGAGGACCTCCTGGCCGACGCGCGCATCGACCTCGAACTGGTCGAGAACTCCGAGGCACTGGGCGAGATCGTCGCCAAGACCCTGCCCGCCGCCGTGGCCGAGCTCGAAGGCCTGCTCGGCGTCGACCGCGATGCGTGGGCGTGGGGCCGGCTGCACGTGGCTCGCGCGCAGCACCCGCTGAAGGCCCTGCTCGGCAACCTGCCCGAAGACCGGCTCGCCACTGAACCGCTTCCGCGCGGCGGCAGCGGCGACACCGTCGGGAACACCGCGTACGGCCCGAATTTCGTGCAGTCGGCCGGCGCGACGTTCCGGATCGTCGTCGACGTCGGCGAGTGGGACTCCTCGCTCGCCATGAACGCGCCGGGCCAGTCCGGCCGGCTCGACGACCCGCACCTGACCGACCTGTTCGCACCGTGGGCCCGCGGGGAGGCGTTCCCGCTGCTCTACAGCCGGGAACGGATCGACGCGGAGGCCGAAACCGTCATCGAGCTGAATCCGCCCGCCTGA
- a CDS encoding GAF domain-containing protein, whose product MDYLVDGGGLQAIDDALRPILDEIRELLAADVALVVYEARRSGPPHVVLSGTADWFLPNEPVVVNQELPRHEPASLVELEIRSKLRRHAVRLGACVVVPWRDAYGVGAVIVGTAGAPVPDPASLADDALRKHYRSTIARALREARRSGAVQLNRSLRGAARLVAEAAVDGPNVPAVLSAVLTSARDLLRSEVAYLAVPDGGPGTFVFDQVLGIRTPAFRSLRVQLGQGLGGLARELGKPIRSANYAADARLQAAPVSETRDEGIISAMAVPVLVGREIAAVLYVGDRRMRAFTSVDEDLLEEFAGHASLGLRRRLSEGHRAEAVERSVRERVAYDLHDSVVRGLVTIGFEAEQAGFAATDPETATRLAAIAHAAEACLARLRGELGTLVVGSGAGVMQASEVLERIDGLPDRGVPRSLELEGDDVDVAREVAEALVRVGQEAVANAEQHSGCDRLAVRVVTAVSRVVSLQVTDNGTFDDAARSPAAGHFGMRAMGSAVESLGGSLAVHPAPVRGTVVEATIPVWPVPS is encoded by the coding sequence GTGGACTACCTCGTCGACGGTGGTGGCCTGCAGGCGATCGACGACGCCTTGCGCCCGATCCTCGACGAGATCCGCGAGCTGCTCGCGGCCGACGTCGCGCTGGTCGTCTACGAGGCCCGGCGCAGCGGTCCGCCGCACGTCGTGCTGTCGGGCACCGCCGACTGGTTCCTGCCCAACGAGCCCGTGGTCGTCAACCAGGAGCTGCCGCGCCACGAGCCGGCGTCGCTGGTGGAGCTGGAGATCCGGTCGAAGCTGCGCCGCCACGCGGTGCGGCTCGGTGCGTGTGTGGTGGTGCCGTGGCGTGACGCGTATGGCGTCGGCGCCGTGATCGTCGGGACCGCCGGCGCGCCGGTGCCCGACCCGGCTTCGCTGGCGGACGACGCGCTGCGCAAGCACTACCGTTCGACGATCGCCCGGGCGTTGCGCGAGGCGCGCCGGTCGGGGGCGGTGCAGCTGAACCGCTCGCTGCGGGGTGCGGCGCGGCTGGTGGCCGAAGCGGCGGTGGACGGCCCGAACGTGCCGGCGGTGTTGTCGGCGGTGCTGACGTCGGCGCGGGACTTGCTGCGGTCGGAGGTCGCCTACCTCGCCGTGCCCGACGGCGGGCCGGGGACGTTCGTGTTCGACCAGGTGCTGGGGATCCGGACGCCGGCGTTCCGCAGCCTGCGCGTGCAGCTCGGCCAAGGCCTCGGCGGGCTGGCGCGCGAGCTGGGCAAACCCATCCGGTCGGCCAACTACGCGGCCGACGCGCGGCTGCAGGCCGCGCCCGTGAGCGAAACGCGTGACGAGGGGATCATCTCGGCGATGGCGGTTCCGGTGCTGGTGGGCCGGGAGATCGCGGCGGTGCTGTACGTCGGCGACCGGCGGATGCGCGCGTTCACGTCCGTCGACGAGGACCTGCTCGAGGAGTTCGCGGGCCACGCTTCGCTCGGGTTGCGACGGCGGCTCAGCGAAGGGCATCGGGCCGAGGCGGTGGAGCGATCGGTGCGTGAGCGCGTGGCGTACGACCTGCACGATTCCGTGGTGCGGGGGCTGGTGACGATCGGGTTCGAGGCCGAGCAGGCGGGCTTTGCGGCGACAGACCCGGAGACCGCGACGCGGCTGGCGGCGATCGCGCACGCGGCCGAGGCTTGCCTGGCGCGGTTGCGCGGTGAGCTGGGCACCCTGGTCGTCGGGAGCGGTGCGGGCGTGATGCAGGCTTCGGAGGTGCTGGAACGGATCGACGGCCTGCCCGACCGCGGGGTGCCGCGCAGCCTGGAGCTCGAGGGTGACGACGTGGACGTGGCCCGGGAGGTGGCCGAGGCGTTGGTGCGGGTGGGCCAGGAGGCCGTGGCCAATGCCGAGCAGCACTCGGGCTGCGACCGGCTCGCGGTCCGGGTGGTGACGGCGGTTTCGCGCGTGGTGAGCCTGCAGGTCACGGACAACGGCACATTCGACGACGCCGCCCGCAGCCCGGCGGCCGGCCACTTCGGGATGCGGGCGATGGGCTCGGCCGTCGAGTCGCTCGGCGGTTCGCTCGCCGTGCACCCGGCGCCGGTCCGCGGCACCGTGGTCGAGGCGACGATCCCGGTCTGGCCGGTGCCGTCGTGA
- a CDS encoding sugar ABC transporter ATP-binding protein translates to MTTSDTLLAVRDLSKTFGGTRALREVDLDVGRGEIHGLAGHNGSGKSTLIKTLAGFQDADPGCGARAWLDGDELDLTASAGGARHPRMRFVHQDLGLVLQLNAVENLALRSGFARTRLRTIRWDRQEAEARELIARLGIELDVRAPLSETTPIERTGVAIAAALQGWETGPALLVLDEPTAVLPPNEAHRLFEIVEEVRRQGASVLYVTHRLDEMFEICDRVTVFRGGRRVATRDVAGLDRPGLVELMLGDEVSHNVTPAAAPAPEVPDVLEVRGLSGRYLTGAALRLRAGEVLGLAGLPGSGRDELPYALAGALQYPVAGEYRTSDESGWNRLGRGGVPSCSLVPADRGAEGIIGEFSVRENLTLSIVPRIASAGVLGRRRESRVTDDWIGRLRVKSESRDSAITTLSGGNQQKVLVGRCLAQEPAILLLCEPTAGVDIGTRRALYALINERVAQGLSVIVSSTDVGDLLGLCSRVLVFDRGAVVGELAGTAITEKALVLAMEGIAAP, encoded by the coding sequence ATGACCACATCGGACACTCTGCTCGCCGTGCGCGACCTGTCGAAGACCTTCGGCGGCACCAGGGCGCTTCGCGAGGTCGACCTCGACGTGGGCCGCGGCGAGATCCACGGTCTCGCCGGGCACAACGGATCGGGCAAGTCGACGCTGATCAAGACCCTCGCCGGGTTCCAGGACGCCGATCCCGGCTGCGGCGCCCGTGCGTGGCTCGACGGCGACGAGCTCGACCTCACGGCGTCGGCCGGCGGCGCGCGGCACCCGCGGATGCGGTTCGTGCACCAGGATCTCGGCCTGGTTCTGCAGCTCAACGCCGTGGAGAACCTCGCACTGCGGTCCGGCTTCGCCCGCACGCGGCTGCGGACGATCCGGTGGGACCGGCAGGAGGCCGAGGCGCGCGAGCTGATCGCGCGCCTCGGGATCGAGCTCGACGTGCGGGCCCCGTTGTCCGAGACGACCCCGATCGAGCGGACCGGGGTCGCGATCGCGGCCGCGTTGCAGGGCTGGGAGACCGGCCCGGCCCTGCTGGTGCTCGACGAGCCGACGGCGGTGCTGCCGCCGAACGAGGCGCACCGGCTCTTCGAGATCGTCGAGGAGGTCCGCCGCCAAGGCGCGAGCGTGCTCTACGTGACCCACCGGCTGGACGAGATGTTCGAGATCTGCGACCGGGTCACCGTGTTCCGCGGCGGCCGGCGCGTCGCCACCCGCGACGTCGCGGGGCTCGACCGGCCGGGTCTGGTGGAGCTGATGCTCGGCGACGAGGTCTCCCACAACGTCACACCCGCCGCCGCACCGGCGCCCGAGGTGCCGGATGTGCTCGAAGTGCGCGGGCTGTCCGGCCGATACCTCACCGGGGCCGCGCTGCGGCTGCGGGCCGGCGAGGTGCTCGGCCTCGCGGGGCTGCCCGGGTCCGGTCGCGACGAGCTGCCCTACGCGCTCGCCGGGGCCCTGCAGTACCCCGTCGCCGGCGAATACCGGACGTCGGACGAGAGCGGGTGGAACCGGCTCGGCCGCGGTGGTGTGCCGAGCTGCTCGCTGGTCCCGGCCGACCGCGGGGCCGAGGGGATCATCGGCGAGTTTTCCGTGCGGGAGAACCTGACGCTGTCGATCGTGCCGCGCATCGCCTCCGCGGGCGTCCTCGGACGCCGACGCGAATCCCGCGTGACCGACGACTGGATCGGGCGGCTGCGGGTGAAGTCGGAAAGCCGGGACTCCGCCATCACCACGCTCTCGGGCGGCAACCAGCAGAAGGTGCTCGTGGGGCGCTGTCTCGCGCAGGAACCGGCGATCCTGCTGCTGTGCGAACCGACCGCCGGCGTCGACATCGGCACCCGGCGCGCGCTGTACGCGCTGATCAATGAACGCGTCGCGCAAGGGCTCAGCGTGATCGTGTCGTCGACCGACGTCGGCGACCTGCTCGGCCTGTGCAGCCGCGTGCTGGTCTTCGACCGGGGCGCCGTGGTGGGTGAGCTCGCCGGGACGGCGATCACCGAGAAGGCCCTCGTCCTCGCAATGGAAGGAATCGCCGCCCCGTGA
- a CDS encoding ABC transporter permease has translation MSRLPTTEPDAPPSTADGALPAAPHHGRNVAHYLSFKRIGAVYLLVLAIVLFTVKLGGVFFAGATVKQVVDNYSITAMAALALVVPLSAGVFDLSFAYTMSLTGVTTAYLVVHAGMGLGGAIVVAMLVALVVGLVNAFVVVVLKIDSLIGTLGTGSLIQAANTFITGDSPINDDKLTAPGYAHIAQASWAGITIPVVYAIVLAAVIWHVQEHTVTGRRLYATGFNERAARLAGVPTFRLRFLSLVAGALIAGFTGIVLGSSVGSGDPASGTPYLLPAFAAVFLGATQFKEGRFNAGGTVLAVVLLGTGDTGLALAGAATWASNTFTGIVLIAALAVTGKQRGTLRGIKRRLRRTTEPVS, from the coding sequence ATGAGCAGACTGCCGACCACCGAACCGGACGCGCCGCCGAGCACCGCGGACGGCGCGCTCCCGGCCGCGCCGCACCACGGCCGCAACGTGGCCCACTACCTGAGCTTCAAGCGGATCGGCGCGGTGTACCTGCTGGTCCTCGCGATCGTGCTGTTCACCGTGAAGCTCGGCGGGGTGTTCTTCGCCGGGGCGACCGTGAAACAGGTCGTGGACAACTACTCGATCACCGCCATGGCCGCGCTCGCGCTCGTGGTGCCGCTTTCGGCGGGGGTGTTCGACCTTTCGTTCGCGTACACGATGTCGCTGACCGGCGTGACCACCGCGTACCTGGTGGTGCACGCGGGCATGGGGCTCGGCGGCGCGATCGTCGTCGCGATGCTCGTGGCGCTCGTGGTGGGCCTGGTCAACGCGTTCGTGGTGGTGGTGCTCAAGATCGACTCGCTGATCGGCACGCTCGGCACCGGCTCGCTGATCCAGGCGGCCAACACGTTCATCACCGGTGATTCGCCGATCAACGACGACAAACTCACCGCACCGGGCTACGCGCACATCGCGCAGGCGAGCTGGGCCGGGATCACGATCCCCGTGGTCTACGCGATCGTGCTCGCGGCCGTGATCTGGCACGTCCAGGAGCACACCGTGACCGGCCGCCGGTTGTACGCGACCGGCTTCAACGAGCGCGCCGCGCGGCTCGCCGGCGTGCCGACCTTCCGGCTGCGGTTCCTTTCGCTCGTCGCGGGAGCGCTGATCGCCGGGTTCACCGGGATCGTGCTGGGCTCGTCGGTCGGTTCGGGCGACCCCGCGTCCGGCACGCCGTACCTGCTGCCGGCGTTCGCCGCGGTGTTCCTCGGCGCGACGCAGTTCAAGGAGGGCCGCTTCAACGCGGGCGGCACGGTGCTCGCCGTGGTGCTGCTGGGCACCGGCGACACCGGACTGGCGCTGGCCGGCGCCGCCACCTGGGCGTCCAACACCTTCACCGGCATCGTGCTGATCGCCGCGCTCGCGGTCACCGGCAAGCAGCGCGGCACGCTGCGCGGCATCAAACGCCGCCTACGCCGTACCACCGAGCCCGTTTCCTGA